Proteins from one Mycobacterium sp. SMC-2 genomic window:
- a CDS encoding 3-ketosteroid-delta-1-dehydrogenase produces the protein MTAHSTTIPAGLAVTDTCVDLLVVGSGTGMAAALAAHELGLSVLIVEKSSFVGGSTARSGGALWLPAGPVLDEAGAHDTAERANTYLESVVAGSAPRRRSTEFVTHVPATVAMLRRTTPLRLFWARDYSDYHPEEPGGSAAGRTCECRPLNTSILGEYRTRLRPGVMEASVPVPTTGADYRWMNLMARVPRKGIPTIAKRVAQGVGGLLVGRRYAAGGQGLVAGLFAGVLRAGIPVWTDTTLLRFTGDSDRVTGAVVDHAGRELTITARRGVVLATGGFDHSMDMRWKFQSESLGANLSLGAESNTGDGIRSAQELGADIDLMDQAWWFPAVAPLPGKAPVVMLAERSLPGCLIVDQNGRRFTNESTDYMSFGQRLLELEREGIPVEAMWIIFDQQYRNSYVFGADLFPRMRIPQAWYDAGIAVRASGLGELGAQINVPVAEFTATMARFNENACAGEDPDFGRGRSAYDRYYGDPTVAPNPNLRPLLKGPFYAVKMVLSDLGTCGGLKADGRARVVHEDGNVIAGLYAIGNTAANAFGTTYPGAGATIAQGLVYGYIAARDAAGAD, from the coding sequence GTGACCGCGCACAGTACGACGATCCCGGCGGGCCTTGCCGTGACTGACACTTGCGTCGACCTGCTGGTGGTCGGCTCCGGCACCGGCATGGCCGCGGCACTGGCCGCCCACGAGCTCGGGCTGTCGGTACTGATCGTCGAGAAATCGTCATTCGTGGGCGGGTCGACCGCACGCTCGGGCGGCGCGCTGTGGCTGCCCGCCGGTCCGGTGCTGGACGAGGCCGGTGCCCACGACACGGCCGAGCGCGCCAACACCTACCTCGAGTCGGTGGTGGCGGGATCGGCACCGCGTCGGCGATCGACCGAATTCGTCACACACGTGCCCGCGACGGTGGCCATGCTGCGCCGTACCACGCCGCTGCGGCTGTTCTGGGCCCGCGACTACTCCGACTACCACCCCGAGGAGCCGGGCGGCAGCGCGGCCGGGCGGACCTGCGAGTGCCGTCCGCTGAACACCTCGATCCTGGGGGAATACCGCACCCGGCTGCGGCCCGGCGTCATGGAGGCCAGCGTCCCGGTCCCGACGACGGGTGCGGATTACCGCTGGATGAATCTGATGGCCCGCGTGCCACGGAAGGGCATCCCGACAATCGCCAAACGAGTGGCGCAGGGCGTGGGTGGCCTGCTTGTCGGCCGTCGCTACGCGGCGGGCGGGCAGGGCCTGGTGGCGGGGCTGTTCGCCGGCGTGCTGCGGGCCGGCATCCCGGTCTGGACGGACACCACGCTGTTGCGCTTCACCGGCGATTCCGACCGTGTCACCGGCGCGGTCGTGGATCACGCCGGCCGCGAGCTGACGATCACCGCCCGCCGCGGGGTGGTGCTGGCCACCGGCGGCTTCGACCACAGCATGGACATGCGGTGGAAATTCCAGTCCGAATCGCTGGGCGCCAACCTGAGCCTGGGCGCGGAGAGCAACACCGGCGACGGGATCCGTTCAGCTCAAGAGCTGGGCGCCGACATCGATTTGATGGATCAGGCGTGGTGGTTCCCCGCCGTTGCGCCGCTGCCCGGCAAAGCGCCCGTGGTGATGCTCGCCGAGCGATCGCTCCCGGGCTGCCTCATCGTGGACCAGAACGGCCGCCGCTTCACCAATGAGTCGACGGACTACATGTCCTTCGGCCAGCGGCTACTCGAACTGGAACGTGAGGGAATTCCGGTCGAAGCCATGTGGATCATCTTCGATCAGCAATACCGCAACAGCTATGTCTTTGGCGCCGACCTGTTTCCGCGCATGCGGATTCCGCAGGCCTGGTACGACGCTGGCATCGCGGTGCGGGCCTCTGGTCTTGGCGAGCTGGGCGCACAAATCAACGTCCCGGTCGCAGAGTTCACTGCAACGATGGCCCGGTTCAACGAAAACGCTTGTGCTGGAGAAGATCCCGACTTCGGCCGAGGACGCAGTGCCTATGACCGCTACTACGGCGATCCGACCGTCGCTCCGAACCCCAACCTGCGTCCGCTGCTCAAAGGACCGTTCTACGCCGTGAAGATGGTACTCAGCGACCTGGGGACCTGCGGCGGCCTGAAGGCCGACGGGCGGGCGCGGGTGGTCCACGAGGACGGCAACGTCATCGCCGGCCTGTACGCGATCGGCAACACCGCCGCCAACGCGTTCGGGACGACGTATCCGGGCGCGGGCGCGACGATCGCCCAGGGACTCGTGTACGGGTATATCGCGGCCCGCGACGCGGCAGGCGCCGATTAG
- a CDS encoding FAD-dependent oxidoreductase, protein MTPDTDVTPVPASSVTSWDDEADVVIAGYGVAGAAAAVEAARSGADVLVLERTGSWGGAAAMAGGFIYLGGGTPLQKACGFDDSVDNMAAFLNVAMGPGADENRIADYCAGSVAHYEWLVGCGVPFKAEFFSEPGWEPMGDQGLMYSGGENAYPFNTIASPAPRGHVPQMQNKKQGEASAGYMLMKPLVETATAAGARARYDVRVQRLVVEADGRVVGIRARQYGTEVTIRARTGVVLATGSFAYNDEMVARYAPRIAGRPAASIEQHDGQAIRMAQALGADLAHMDATEVAIFIDPQQLVRGILVNGRGQRYVAEDTYPGRVGQLTLYQQDNIAYLIIDDDAQQEAMASWSPKFMLRPATWVADTVADLESDMGLAPGSLQATVAAYNEGAARGEDPLLHKKPEWLKPIGSPVGAIDLRENTGGFTLGGLATTLDAEVLHVSGDPIPGLFAAGRCTAGLAAWGYASGISLGDGSFYGRRAGSSAARA, encoded by the coding sequence ATGACGCCCGATACCGACGTCACGCCGGTCCCGGCCTCCTCCGTCACGTCGTGGGATGACGAGGCCGACGTCGTCATCGCCGGGTACGGGGTGGCCGGCGCCGCGGCCGCGGTCGAAGCGGCGCGCTCCGGCGCCGATGTCCTCGTCCTGGAACGCACCGGGTCGTGGGGCGGCGCGGCGGCGATGGCCGGCGGGTTCATCTACCTCGGCGGCGGCACGCCGCTGCAAAAGGCCTGTGGCTTCGACGATTCCGTCGACAACATGGCGGCGTTCCTCAATGTCGCGATGGGGCCCGGCGCCGACGAGAACCGGATCGCCGACTACTGCGCCGGCAGCGTCGCCCACTACGAGTGGCTGGTCGGCTGCGGCGTGCCGTTCAAGGCCGAGTTCTTCTCCGAGCCGGGCTGGGAACCGATGGGCGATCAGGGCCTGATGTACAGCGGCGGCGAAAACGCCTACCCCTTCAACACCATCGCCTCCCCGGCGCCGCGTGGGCATGTCCCGCAGATGCAGAACAAGAAGCAGGGCGAGGCCAGCGCGGGCTACATGCTGATGAAGCCGCTCGTCGAAACCGCCACCGCAGCCGGCGCACGCGCGCGCTACGACGTCCGCGTGCAACGCCTCGTCGTCGAAGCCGACGGCAGGGTGGTCGGGATCCGCGCCCGCCAATACGGCACCGAGGTGACGATCCGGGCGCGCACCGGGGTGGTGCTCGCCACGGGCAGCTTCGCCTACAACGACGAGATGGTGGCGCGCTACGCCCCGCGAATCGCGGGCCGCCCGGCCGCTTCGATCGAACAGCACGACGGGCAGGCGATCCGGATGGCGCAGGCGCTGGGCGCCGACCTGGCACACATGGACGCCACCGAGGTCGCGATCTTCATCGACCCGCAACAACTGGTCCGCGGCATCCTGGTCAACGGCCGCGGCCAGCGCTACGTCGCCGAGGACACCTACCCCGGTCGCGTCGGCCAGCTGACGCTCTACCAACAGGACAACATCGCCTACCTGATCATCGACGACGATGCGCAGCAGGAGGCGATGGCGTCGTGGTCGCCCAAATTCATGCTGCGCCCGGCGACCTGGGTGGCCGACACCGTCGCCGACCTGGAAAGCGACATGGGCCTGGCGCCCGGCTCGCTGCAGGCGACCGTCGCCGCCTACAACGAGGGCGCCGCCCGCGGCGAGGACCCGCTGCTGCACAAGAAGCCCGAATGGCTCAAGCCGATCGGCTCCCCCGTCGGCGCCATCGATCTGCGGGAGAACACCGGCGGCTTCACGTTGGGCGGACTGGCCACCACGCTCGACGCCGAAGTGCTCCACGTCAGCGGTGACCCCATCCCCGGACTGTTCGCCGCCGGCCGTTGCACGGCGGGGCTGGCCGCCTGGGGCTATGCCAGCGGCATCTCGCTCGGTGACGGCAGCTTTTATGGCCGCCGAGCGGGTTCGTCCGCAGCCCGCGCCTGA
- the bphC gene encoding biphenyl-2,3-diol 1,2-dioxygenase, with product MTDLKSLGYITISTNDIDRWRQFAFDILGFAEGKGPYPEALYLRMDERAARLIVVPGETDRVLTVGWEVRDRPALQRVKATLDTAGTPFKQLSVEEAETRRVEEVITFEDPAGTTLEVFHGAVLDHSPVITPFGARFVTGEQGMGHVVIPATDPNGLFDFYTDVLGFRSRGAFRVPLPKEFGPVRVRFLGINERHHSLAIVPAAHQRDPRLVHIMVEVDSLDAVGQALDRVNAEGFQLSSTLGRHTNDKMVSFYVRAPGDWDIEFGTDGMRVDESYYTAEEITADSYWGHQWIGEMPAAMRL from the coding sequence TTGACCGACCTGAAAAGTTTGGGCTACATCACCATTTCGACCAATGACATCGACCGCTGGCGGCAATTCGCCTTCGACATCCTGGGTTTCGCCGAAGGCAAGGGGCCCTACCCCGAGGCGCTGTATCTGCGGATGGACGAGCGCGCGGCCCGGCTCATCGTGGTGCCCGGCGAGACCGACCGGGTGCTCACCGTGGGCTGGGAGGTGCGTGACCGCCCCGCGCTGCAACGGGTCAAGGCCACCCTGGACACCGCCGGGACACCGTTCAAGCAACTGTCGGTCGAGGAGGCCGAGACCCGCCGCGTCGAAGAGGTGATCACCTTCGAGGACCCCGCCGGCACCACGCTCGAGGTGTTCCACGGCGCGGTGTTAGACCACAGCCCCGTCATCACCCCGTTCGGCGCGAGATTCGTCACCGGCGAGCAGGGCATGGGCCACGTGGTGATACCCGCCACCGATCCAAACGGGTTGTTCGACTTCTACACCGACGTGCTGGGGTTCCGTTCCCGCGGTGCGTTCCGGGTGCCGCTGCCCAAAGAGTTTGGGCCCGTGCGGGTTCGCTTCCTGGGCATCAACGAACGACACCACAGCCTGGCGATCGTGCCGGCCGCACATCAGCGCGACCCGCGCCTGGTGCACATCATGGTGGAGGTCGACAGCCTCGACGCCGTCGGGCAGGCGCTCGACCGCGTCAACGCCGAGGGCTTCCAGTTGTCCTCCACGCTGGGCCGGCACACCAACGACAAGATGGTGTCGTTCTACGTGCGCGCGCCCGGCGACTGGGACATCGAGTTCGGCACCGACGGCATGCGTGTCGACGAAAGCTACTACACCGCAGAGGAAATCACGGCCGACAGCTACTGGGGCCACCAGTGGATCGGCGAAATGCCCGCGGCCATGCGGCTATGA
- a CDS encoding acyl-CoA dehydrogenase family protein — protein sequence MSERVIDRVAALADQLREQAAEAERIGRLTDDTVKLMKGAGLIRLLQTKQYQGFEVHPREFAETVMATAALDPAAGWIVGVVGVHPYQLAYADPKVAAEIWADDVDTWMASPYAPQGVAKPVDGGYLFNGRWQFSSGTDHCDWIILGAMLGDDKGIPLMPPQMLHMILPRKDYEIVEDSWNVVGLRGTGSKDVIVSDAFVPAYRTMDATKVMDGTAQREAGMTEPLYLMPWSTMFPLGISAATIGIAEGALAAHLDYQRERVGATGTAMKDDPYVMFAVGEAAADINAARQELLANADRIYDMVAAGQEVSFADRAAGRRTQIRAVWRAVSAVDEIFARSGGNAARMDKPLQRYWRDVHVGHLHAIHMPGTTYHASALSSLGIDPPEGPLRALI from the coding sequence ATGAGCGAGCGGGTTATCGACCGGGTAGCGGCTCTGGCCGACCAGCTGCGTGAGCAGGCCGCCGAGGCCGAGCGGATCGGCCGGCTGACCGACGACACCGTGAAGCTGATGAAGGGCGCGGGCCTGATCCGGCTGCTGCAGACCAAGCAGTACCAGGGGTTCGAGGTGCATCCGCGGGAGTTCGCCGAGACGGTGATGGCCACCGCGGCGCTGGACCCGGCCGCCGGCTGGATCGTCGGCGTGGTGGGCGTGCACCCGTATCAGTTGGCCTACGCGGACCCCAAAGTCGCCGCCGAGATCTGGGCCGACGACGTCGACACCTGGATGGCCTCCCCTTACGCGCCGCAGGGGGTGGCAAAGCCCGTCGACGGCGGCTACCTGTTCAACGGGCGCTGGCAGTTCAGCTCGGGCACCGACCACTGCGACTGGATCATCCTGGGCGCGATGCTCGGCGACGATAAGGGCATTCCGTTGATGCCGCCGCAGATGCTGCACATGATCCTGCCGCGCAAGGACTACGAGATCGTCGAGGACTCGTGGAACGTGGTCGGCCTGCGCGGCACCGGCTCCAAGGACGTGATCGTGTCCGACGCGTTCGTGCCGGCTTACCGCACCATGGACGCGACCAAGGTGATGGATGGCACCGCCCAGCGCGAGGCCGGCATGACCGAGCCGCTGTATCTGATGCCGTGGTCGACGATGTTCCCGCTGGGCATCTCGGCGGCGACGATCGGCATCGCCGAGGGGGCGCTGGCCGCGCACCTGGACTACCAGCGTGAGCGTGTCGGGGCCACCGGAACCGCGATGAAGGACGACCCCTACGTGATGTTCGCCGTCGGCGAGGCCGCCGCCGACATCAATGCCGCCCGCCAGGAACTGCTGGCCAACGCCGACCGCATCTATGACATGGTCGCCGCCGGCCAGGAGGTGTCGTTTGCCGACCGCGCGGCCGGGCGGCGCACCCAGATCCGCGCTGTGTGGCGGGCGGTCTCGGCGGTCGACGAGATCTTCGCCCGCTCGGGCGGCAACGCGGCACGCATGGACAAGCCGCTGCAACGGTATTGGCGCGACGTGCATGTCGGCCACCTGCACGCCATCCACATGCCCGGCACCACCTATCACGCCTCGGCGCTCAGTTCGCTGGGCATCGACCCGCCCGAGGGCCCGCTGCGGGCTTTGATCTAG